A portion of the Actomonas aquatica genome contains these proteins:
- a CDS encoding alpha-galactosidase, with protein MITYSAAHRTFILSLNRSSYVLQIDDAGRLRHVHHGVQTTATAPWVEPTPPNLEYDLTDLEFPARGDVVYTEAALRISAVDAADATAPFLSPQLRYEDHEVLPEAAPALAPTHGVAPRETTPRPTLRIRLADSTVGVTVDLFYRITAEHDVLERWVQVHNIGPHPFRIDHLAFASLCLPPGPCELRSLHGTWSRETQLHTQRLGPGVLSWEERGLNTGWRHHPACQLHRPGAASETQGEVYFATLAYGGAWSMRCEHTLLGATHLHLGYATESFALTLAPGASHLTPAVVSGWSNEGWGGASRQLHGFTRDRILPALPGEPWRPVLYNGWEATYFDVAAESQIALARRAADLGVELFCIDDGWFGARRSDRAGLGDWQVSPDCFPDGLRVVADEVHRLGMNFGLWVEPEMVNRDSDLFRQHPDWVLHVPHRASREIRHQLILDLARPDVREHLAAQLHALVAEHSIDFLKWDMNRYVTEPGSVAGRAIWREHIAAVYALMDGLRAAHPHLTIEACSAGGGRVDLGVLSRTDQTWPSDNTDPIDRLAIQDGYSLFYPTRTMSSWVAPSPNHTTGRDTSRSLRLHLAMRGVLGLAENLNELSAAEADQLRTGIAFYKRIRPIVQGGDLHRLDAGLMEPASVWLTTHADQTTAVLSLILPYAPPGTVLPPLRLRALNPDLTYTLSEIDRPDFTTASGAALMTRGIPWVDTVHQPNSNGTLPTPHARTILLQAVS; from the coding sequence GTGATCACCTATTCGGCCGCCCATCGCACCTTCATCCTCAGTCTCAATCGATCGAGCTATGTGCTCCAGATCGATGACGCCGGTCGCCTGCGCCACGTCCACCATGGCGTCCAGACGACCGCGACCGCGCCCTGGGTCGAGCCCACGCCACCAAATCTTGAATACGACCTCACCGACCTCGAATTCCCCGCGCGGGGCGACGTGGTTTACACCGAAGCCGCCCTGCGGATCAGCGCCGTCGATGCGGCCGATGCGACCGCCCCATTTCTGAGCCCGCAGCTCCGATACGAAGACCACGAGGTCCTGCCGGAAGCCGCTCCCGCCCTCGCGCCCACCCACGGCGTGGCGCCCCGGGAAACGACCCCGCGTCCGACGCTGCGTATCCGACTGGCCGACTCGACCGTCGGGGTCACCGTCGACCTGTTCTATCGCATCACCGCCGAACACGATGTGCTGGAACGCTGGGTGCAGGTGCACAACATCGGCCCTCACCCATTCCGCATCGACCACCTTGCCTTTGCATCACTTTGCCTGCCGCCGGGTCCGTGCGAGCTGCGTTCCCTGCACGGCACTTGGTCGCGTGAAACCCAGTTGCACACCCAGCGCCTCGGCCCGGGCGTGTTGAGCTGGGAGGAGCGCGGACTCAACACCGGCTGGCGCCATCACCCCGCCTGCCAATTGCACCGGCCCGGCGCGGCCAGTGAAACGCAGGGCGAAGTGTATTTCGCCACTCTCGCTTACGGCGGCGCTTGGTCCATGCGTTGCGAACACACTCTCCTCGGCGCCACCCACCTGCACCTCGGCTACGCCACCGAATCGTTTGCTCTCACTCTCGCCCCCGGCGCCTCCCACCTCACCCCGGCTGTCGTCAGCGGTTGGTCAAACGAAGGCTGGGGCGGCGCCAGTCGCCAACTGCATGGTTTCACCCGCGACCGCATCCTGCCCGCCCTGCCCGGCGAGCCGTGGCGACCGGTCCTCTACAACGGTTGGGAAGCCACCTATTTCGACGTCGCGGCCGAGTCCCAAATCGCGCTGGCCCGACGCGCCGCCGATCTCGGCGTGGAGCTGTTCTGCATCGACGACGGTTGGTTTGGCGCCCGCCGCTCCGATCGCGCCGGACTCGGCGACTGGCAGGTATCACCCGATTGTTTCCCCGACGGACTCCGCGTCGTCGCCGACGAGGTGCACCGCCTCGGCATGAATTTTGGCCTCTGGGTTGAACCCGAGATGGTGAACCGCGACTCCGATCTGTTTCGCCAGCACCCGGACTGGGTCCTGCATGTTCCGCACCGCGCAAGCCGGGAGATCCGCCATCAACTGATCCTCGACCTCGCCCGCCCGGACGTGCGCGAGCACCTCGCCGCGCAACTCCACGCCCTGGTCGCGGAGCACAGCATAGACTTCCTCAAGTGGGACATGAACCGCTATGTCACCGAGCCGGGTTCGGTCGCCGGTCGGGCGATCTGGCGGGAACACATCGCCGCCGTCTACGCCTTGATGGATGGACTGCGCGCGGCCCATCCGCATCTCACCATCGAGGCCTGCTCCGCCGGCGGTGGTCGCGTGGATCTCGGCGTGCTGAGCCGCACCGATCAAACCTGGCCGAGCGACAACACCGATCCGATTGACCGCCTCGCGATCCAGGACGGCTACAGCCTGTTTTACCCGACCCGCACGATGTCGAGTTGGGTGGCGCCTTCCCCCAATCACACCACCGGTCGTGACACCTCGCGGTCACTGCGCCTGCACCTCGCCATGCGTGGTGTGCTGGGTCTCGCCGAGAACCTCAACGAGCTCTCCGCCGCCGAGGCCGACCAACTGCGCACCGGCATCGCGTTCTACAAACGGATCCGCCCCATCGTGCAGGGCGGCGACCTGCATCGCCTCGACGCGGGGCTGATGGAACCCGCGTCGGTCTGGTTGACCACCCACGCCGATCAAACCACGGCGGTGCTGTCACTGATCCTTCCCTACGCGCCTCCCGGCACCGTCCTGCCGCCACTGCGCCTGCGGGCGCTCAACCCCGACCTGACCTACACGCTTTCCGAAATCGACCGGCCCGACTTCACCACCGCCAGCGGTGCCGCGCTCATGACCCGCGGTATCCCGTGGGTGGATACGGTGCACCAACCCAACAGCAACGGCACCCTCCCCACGCCCCACGCCCGCACGATCCTGCTCCAGGCGGTCTCGTAA